The Psychrilyobacter piezotolerans genome contains the following window.
TTTCCATCAAACAAAGAATTTTTCTCATTCTTTATCCCAGTTGCAATATTACGTAATATTCCATCCATGGCCTCTGAATAAGGTCTTGATTCTCCTACTAATTTAGAGTATCTCTTGAATTTCGTAGAAGAAACAACTTCCATTGCCTTAGTTATTTTATGGGTAGATTGTACTCCTTTGATCCTGCTCTTTATTTCTTTAATATTCGCAGCCACAATCTCACCTCACTTAACTAAAATTTGCTTTAAATTCTGATATAGCCTTGTCTATCTTAGCTTCTAAATCTTTGTCTAAAGCTTGCTTTTCTGCTATTTCATCTAAAATAGTAGAATTATTTCTTAAATCAGCTATTAAATCAGTTTCAAATCTAGCGATATCTTCTAATTCAATTGAATCTAAATGACCTTTAGTTACAGAGTAGAATGAGATTACTTGCTCCTCTACTTTATACGGTCTATATTGAGCCTGCTTTAACATTGCCATGATTCTATGTCCTCTTTCTAACTGAGCTTTAGTTGCCTTATCCAGGTCAGAACCAAATTGTGAGAAAGATAATACTTCATTGTATTGAGATAACTCTAATTTAACTTTAGAAGCTACCTGCTTCATAGCCTTAATTTGAGCCGCTCCTCCAACCCTTGATACAGATATTCCTGCGTCAACTGCCGGTCTTTGTCCTGCATTAAATAGGTCTGTAGTCAGGAATATTTGCCCGTCTGTAATCGAGATTACGTTTGTCGGGATATATGCTGCTACGTCTCCTGCTTGAGTTTCGATGATCGGTAAGGCTGTAATTGATCCAGCTCCCATCTCATCAGATAATTTAGCCGCTCTCTCCAATAATCTACTATGTAGATAGAAAACGTCTCCAGGATATGCTTCTCTGCCTGGTGGTCTCTTTAATAATAATGACATTTCTCTGTAAGCGATGGCATGTTTTGTAAGATCATCATAGATGATTAAAACGTGCTCTCCCTTTTCTGAGAAGTATTCTGCCATTGCTACACCAGCATATGGTGCAATATATTGTAATGAAGCTGCTTCAGATGCTGTTGCTGCTACTACGATTGTGTTATCCATAGCTCCTGCATCCTCTAACTTTTTAACTATATTTACTACAGTCGATCTTTTTTGACCAATTGCTACGTAAACACACTTAACTCCAGTACCTTTTTGATTTATAATTGTATCGATAGCTACTGCTGTTTTACCAGTTTGTCTATCTCCGATTATAAGTTCTCTTTGTCCTCTACCGATTGGAACCATTCCGTCTATTGACTTGATTCCAGTTTGCATTGGCTCATGTACAGGTTTTCTTTGGATGATACCTGTAGCTTTTTTCTCTATATTCATTCTAGTTTCGGCTTTTATTTCACCTTTACCATCTATTGGATCTCCTAGTGCATTTACTACTCTTCCTAATAACGCCTCTCCTGCTGGAACAGATGCTATTTCTCCTGTAGCTCTTACTTCATCCCCTTCTTTAACTGCAGTTGCGTCTCCTAAAAGTACCGCACCTACGTTATTTTCCTCAAGGTTTTGAACCAATCCTCTTACACCATTTGGAAATTCTAATAATTCTCCGGCTTTTGCATTGCTTAAACCGTATATTCTAGCAATTCCGTCTCCAACTTCTACTACAGATCCTGAAGTTTTTATATCTAAAGATTTTTTATAATTTTCGATCTCAGTCCTTATAATAGAACTGATCTCTTCCGGTCTAATTTTCAACTAGTACACCTCCTACCACTATTTTTTCCATAAAGTTTCTAGTTGCCTCTTGATACTACCGTCTGTAATTTCGTCCCCAATTTTAAGGATTCCACCTGCGATAATAGAGCTGTCTATCTTTACAGTTAAGTTTATTTTTTTACCTGTTTTTGTTTCTAATTTTTTAATTAGATTTTCTTTTTGTACTTCACTAGGTTCTAACGCAAAGGTAGCTTCTACATCTACTATTTGATTTTTTTCATAATAGATTTTTAAAAACTCTGCTACAATAGATCTAATGTCTAGTAGTCTGTCTTTATCAATTAAGTAATCTACTATATCCATCTCAACTTCATCCAAGGCAGGAAATACTTTATTTACAAAGTTTTTCTTATCTTCTTTTGAAATAAGCGGATGAGCTACTAAATTTTTAAACTCTACATCATTTAAATATGTTTCCATAATAGAATTAAGAGTTTCATAGACTTCAGTTACTTTATTTTCTCCTGCAGCAATATCGTAAATTGCTACAGCATATCTTTTTCCTACTTTAGCCCCTATCATTTAGTATCCCCTACCTCATCAATGAATTGGTCTAGTAAGTTTCCTCCTAGTTCATTATTCATCTTTTCATTGATCATCTTTTCAGCTAATGTCGCTGCCAACTTAGTAGCTTCAACCTGCAGTTCTTTTCTAGCTTGAGATTTCATCTTAGCGATATCAGCTTCTGCTGTTGCTATCATCTTTTCTCTAGTAGCGTGTGTTTCTTTAAGAATATGTTCTTTTCTGTCTTCAGCCTTTTTTTCTGCCATAGTTATTATCTTGTTAGCTTCTAATTTTGCTGTCTTTCTTGTCATGGCTGCTTGTTCATTTAAGCTAGCCGCTGCTTCCCTATCCTTTTTAGCGTGAGTTAATTCTCCTGCTATTTTTTCTCTTCTTGTTTCTAAGAAATCATTCAATGGTTTATGAAAATATTTCTTGAAAACAAAAATAAGTATAACAAAGTTTATTATTTGCCAAAATAGATTAATATCTATACCTACTGCTGGCATGATTGTCTCGTTCAAACTAACTACCTCCTCTCTTAGAAATTTAATCTAAAACCTATCTATTAGATTCAAGTTAGTTTATCCTAATAATCCGATGAATGGATTTGCGTATAATAATATTAAAGCGATTACTAATGAGTAGATACCAGTTGATTCTGAGATTGCTTGACCCATTACCATTGTAGAGATGATATCTCCTTTAGCTTCTGGTTGTCTTGCTACTGATTCTACTGCTTTACCTGCTGCATAACCTTCTCCTATTCCTGGCCCTAATCCTGCGATCATTGCTAACCCAGCACCTAAAGCTGAAGCTGCTAATATTATTGTTTTTGCTGTCATCATATCCATAATTTTTTACCTCCTGAAATTTTTTTATAAATAATTTTTGTTATTGCTTAGTCTTTTGTTGCCGTTGATCTCTGGAACATAGTGTATACGAAACTTTAAATTCTGTATTCATCTTCTGCTAATGATCCTTGAATATATACCATTGTTAACATGGTAAATACGAAACTTTGTACTAGACCTTGAAATAGATCAAAGTATAGATGTAATGGTGCCGGTACTACTACTGGTGCTGCCATATATAACAGTCCCATGATTACCATACCTGCAAATGCATTACCAAACAAACGCATAGAGATATTAGTTGGTTTAGCTAATTCTCCGATTAAGTTCATCGGTAACATAACTGGAATTGGTTCACACAATCCTTTTGTATATCCTTTTATCCCTTGTTCTTTGACTGCCATTGATACAAACATGTAAGTTGTTATTAGAGCTAGCCCTAATGTCGTGTTGATATCTGCCGATGGAGATCTCAGTAATGGAGATATAACAAGCTGTCCATTTACTGTGCTGAATCCTGGAATTGGAAAAAATGATGTAATATTAGATATAGCTATAAAACTTATTAAAGCTGATATATACACTACAAATTCCCTTCCTCTTCTACCAAACATCTGTGTCACTAAACCATCATACACATCATATAATGTTTCGAAAAATGCCTGTTTTTTTCCTGGTACCATCTCAAGATTCTTTAATCCCCAATTAAAAAATAGGAAAAATAAAGCTATCAATACCCAGGTTGTTACAACTGTAATCGTTACTGGAATCCCATATCCTCCATTTGCCATTTCCATAGCGAACGAAAATTTATGAGGAGTCGGTATAAAAAATACTACCTTCGGTCCTTCAACTAGTGGTGGCGTAAGTATACTTACTGCTCCAGCTTTCACAGCAACTTTTAATATAAAGTTTATAACTACTGCTACTGCTATTGCTACCCCTGCAAAGACTTTAAAACTCATTGGTTTCTTACTCATAGTAAAACTACCCTCCTTTCATGAAGTTAATTTTTTAATCTGTGTTTCAATTTATTTATAAATCCATTAACACCAAATAATAATATGTTGAACTTAACATTTAAAAGTCCCATTCCTCCCATTACAATACCGCTAAATCCTAAAAATTTAGCCATTATATATAAAAATATACCATATACAAAATACCTTTTAGTGTATCCTAATATCGTTATTTTATTAGCGTTTGAACTGTGGACAGAAACTTCTGCATCCCTTATGGTCATATATAGAGTCAGAAGGGAAACTAAGGAGCCTCCGAACATAGCCAGCAGCACTAATTTATCCAAAGTTACTATCCCGTATATAAGTATCAATGCCGATGTTATCACACTATTTCTTATGAGTATTTTTAATTCTTTTCCCATTATTCTACCTCGTTTTTTATTTATTTCCACCCTATAAAATTTACTCTATTTTTTGCTATAAAGTCAATCTTTTTATAGACTCAAATTGTGCTTAAAACAAAGTTATTTTTTTTTCATTATGAGGCGGTAAGCATTATAAAATCCCCCTACAACACCTAATATAATAAAAAAAACAAATAAAAATATATTTTCACCTATAAATTTTGCAATTACTTTATAGATAAAAATACATATCAGAATACTAAATATTATAGTGAATCCCAATTGAGTGAGTAAAGATAAGTAATAAAATATGTCATTTTTGCTGCCCATATCCATATCCTCCCACTGAGATTTCCATACAAATACTTTACTACCTGCCGGTCGATTGTGTCAAGGTATATATATTTAAACCTTTCTTGTTATAATAATAATACATTAGTATTGTTTTTTCATTTAAATTCTTAATTTTCCATTAAATTTATACTTTTTTTTGCTTTTATTTCCGTTTTTGCTACAGTAAAGACTTATATACATTTTCAAAGTTATTAATTTCACTAAAAATTTTATCATATAATGTGCAAAATGTAAACGTTTTTACTCGGAAAACTCAAAAATTTTAGACCTCTTGTTATTAATATTTAGTCATTATATTTTTTAAATTTCAAATAAAGTGATATAGACAGCATCAATACAGTGGTTATTACCCCTATTCCCACAGTTGCCGCCACATCAAAATTACTATTTACCCATCCGGAGATGGGAGAATATATTATCCCTCCTACAGATCCGGAGGTCATTATAAAGGTCATCAGACTGGGGCTTATATTTTTTCTTCCCTCGGTTCCTAAAGCTATGATAGATGGATATAGACTGGAAAATCCCAGCCCCAAAAGACCTACGAAGATATAGGTGATCCAAACCCCTGAAACCAGCATCAGAGTAAAATACGATGTCAAAGCCACGATTAATAAAGTTATAACTATATTATTCACCTTAAATTTATGGCCTAATTTACCGGTCAGCAATCTTCCTCCTGCTATAAATAACCAAAATATTGAAAGGGATACCTTGGCTTCTCCCCCATGAGCACCTTGATTCACCATATATTCCACTATCCAATATGAAAATATCATCTCTGTAAAAACATATAAGAAAAGCATCCATGCCGATAAATATACCTTAAGATCCCATTTAATTGAATCACGATTATTTTCATTGTCTTCTTTTTTATGGATCACACCATCAAAATTTGTCTTGAGAGCTAAAAGAATAACTGCAATTACCAAAATTAAAAGTATAGTATACACCATATTCCAGCTGAGATTTATTCCAATCAATGCCGCTGCTACAATAGGAGTTATTACTGCACTTATAGAATATGAAAAATGCAGAAAATTAAGTTTTCCGGTTCTATCTTCGGTAAATGTATTCATAATCAAATAACTCCCCAAAGATATATATATTCCTATCCCCAAGCCTGACAGTATTAATCCCACCATGAATATATTTATATTTTTTGTCAAAATCATAAAAAATGTTCCAACCAATATAAACACACTGGACAAAATAACCTCCACCCTCAGTGGAACTCTCTCTAAAAATACCTTATTGGCGATTACCGTAACCATACTTGCCGTTGAAAATACCGTGAATAAATATTGTAATTTAGATGTAGTTATTCCAAAGCTGCCTGCCATCTCTAATTTTAAAGATCCCTGGGATAAAAAAGCTATCCCCATATACGCAAACATGATATATGATATCATCATGATATTTTTTCTGTTTTTTTCCATTTTTTCTCCCTTTAATCACACTCTCTCCTTTGACATCGTAAAAATCATATTTACTAAATATAATTTTTTCGTACTCGTCAATCGGGGAAATACTTACTTTGCCACCAATCTACACCAATTTTATAATTTTTTATAGTTACAGCACAGAAGTCTTTTTTGTCACGAATTGCATGAATTATTATAAAATCTATAGAACGCAGATTATAATCTGAATAAGAGAGATACGAATATCTTTCGTGTTATTAGCGTAATTCGCGGTTAAATTCCCCAGATCTCTGTTCTTAATTATCAGTGTCCTTTGGTGGCTAAGTTTTTAGTTATTTTTTCAATGTAAAGAATATTCTTTCCCCTGCTAATTCTGAGTTTTCTTCTACTTCCACTACCTGGAACCCTGCCTCTTTGGCAGTATTCATTATCTCATCTACAGTAAATATCTTCTTTACATATTCCTCTGTTATCTTTTTAAACATCCCATTTTTCTGTTTCACAAAGAAAGTGGTATCCACATAATCTACCCCTTCCTCCATATCCTCCTCGTGCTCCCAGATGATCATTATATCTCCCCTGTCATCTATAAAGTTTCCTCCTGGAAACATCTCATCCATGAGTTCCCTGGTTACTACATCAAAGATATACAATCCATCTTCATTTAAGTTTTTCCACACACTGGAAAAAGTTTTCTTCAGCCCTTCCATGGAGATCAAATGATTTACCGTATCGAAAAGAGAGATAACAACATCATGTTTTTTATCTAATTTTAACTCCCTCATATCCTGCACATAAAATGATGCCGCATCTATCTTTCTATTGGCTATCTCCACCATCTCTTTAGACAGATCCACACCTGTCATCTCATAATTAGGGAGTAATCTGAGGAGGACTTCTCCTGTCCCACACCCTAAATCTAAGATAGTTTTAGGAGCATCTCCATATCTTTCTATCTTTTCTTCGATGATATCCTTCCATCCATCATAATCTGCATATTCCATCATTATATCGTATACTTTGGAAAAATTTTTATACATATTCATCATCCTCTTTTTTATAAATTTAAAAGCCTTGACGCAGACTAAAATCTGACGTTTAAATACAGACAAAACCAAACTTTCTTATTTGATTTTGTCGTAAAGAGTCTTCTTTTCCAAAGTCGTTTCAAGTCAGCGTCTAAATATTTAGAATTTTAAGCTCTCAGTCTTTAGTTATCCCAATTCTTTTTTTACCACTTGTGCTATCTCTTCCGCTACTGAATCTACCTGAGTTTTATCCTTTCCCTCTACCATGACTCTAACCAAAGGTTCCGTCCCAGAAGTTCTGACTAATACCCTTCCTAACCCGTCCATCTCTTTTTCCTTTATCTTTATGATTTCTTTTATTACACTATTCTCATTCCAGGTATTTTTCTTGGAGTTTTCTACCCTTACGTTAACTAAAATTTGCGGCCAGTCAACTATACCTGATACCAATTCATCTATAGATTTACCACAGTCACGGAGTGCTTCTACTAATTTTAAAGATACTAAAACTCCGTCTCCTGTAGTGTTATAATCCGACATTATTATATGCCCCGATTGTTCCCCTCCGAGATTTAATCCCTGCTCCTTCATCTTAGCTATTACATATCTGTCTCCTACATTAGCTCTCACTAAAGTAATCCCTTTATTTTCCAGGTATTTTTCAAACCCCATATTACTCATGACAGTAGTCACTACCTTATTATTATTCAACTCATCTTTTTCTTTTAAATTTAAAGCCAATATAGATATGATCTTATCTCCATCTATTATATTCCCGAATTTATCCACTGCCATCAGCCTGTCAGCATCTCCATCATAGGCCAATCCCAGGTCTGCACTGTACCCCACTACAACTTTAGCTAAAATTTCTGGATGAGTTGACCCGCAATTTACATTTATATTCGTTCCATTGGGCAGGTCATTTATAGATACTATCTCTGCTCCTAATCTTGAAAATACTGACCTAGCCAATTCAAAGGCTGCCCCATTGGCTGCATCTAAGATTATTTTCATCCCTGAAAAATCTCCCTTTACAGTAGATAATAAGAAGTCTCTATATAGGAAAAAGTCATCATCTTCCATAAGTACCTTCCCCACTTTATCTCCTGCTACACATTCCTTTGAGATCTCCTCATAGCTGTCCATTAAAACTTCCAACTCTAACTCTATCTCATCCGGCAGCTTCGTTCCATTACTCCTGAATATCTTTATCCCGTTATCCTTAGCCGGATTATGAGAAGCTGAAATCATTATTCCTGCATCAGCTGATTTTATTTGAGTAAGGTATGCTACACCTGGAGTTGGCAGCACTCCTACATAGGTAATATGAACACCCATAGAAGATAATCCTGCCATTAGAGCAGACCTCAACATATATCCGGATATTCTGGTGTCACTTCCGATAACTACATTTATCTTTTTTTTATCCGGGTTTTTTTTCTTTAAATAATAAGCCAGGGCATAACCTAATCTCATGGCTATATCCACTGTTAATTCCCTGTTGGCTTCTCCCCTTATCCCGTCTGTTCCAAAATACTTTCTCTTTTGCATATTGTATCCCCCTGTATTTTTCTCTTTCCTGTACGGGTAATTCATGAATTACCCCTCCCGTAATTTCAATCTGCTGGCTATAACTCCTATTATTCCCCCTGAAACAACCCCTATCCCTAAAAATATCATTATAAATATCAATATGGATCTTCCCATAATATCAACACTCCTGAATAAGAGGAAATACACCACTATTAATTGTACTATATTATGAGTGAGAGCTGAAAAAATACTTATTGCCACAAGACTTACATGTTTTTTTAAACCATATAAAAAACACATGGCCCCTGTACTTATTACTCCGGATATCAAACTTATAAAAAATCCCGGGGTAAACAGGGTTCCTATCATCATTCCCTGAATAAGAACTCTTAAAAATAAAACCTCAAAGGCCATTTTTTTTCCAAATTTTACTAAAACTATTATCGTAGCTAAATTAGCTAACCCCAATTTCATCCATGGAAAGGGTTTTGGAATTATAGTTTCAAACAACGAAAAATAGAGAGCTAGCAGCACAAAGGCCACTAAATAAAGCTCTCTCTTTTTATTTTCGTTTTTTTTATTTCTTTTCACAACTATACTCTTAAGCCAGCTTCCATTCCAAGTAAGTGCTCATATTTTTTTATGATTGGGTTGATCTCTTCCTCTATAAATTCCACTGTTTGTTGAGGAGCAAATCCAATAAAGTTTTTAGGATCTAAGATTTTTATTAATTTTTCTTTGTCTATATTAAAATATTCATCAGCTAAGATTCTTTCAATAAGATCGTTCTCTTTTCCTTCTATCTTAACTTGTTTCCCAGCTTCCATGGAATGTTCTCTTATTCTTTCATGCAGTTCCTGCCTGTCTCCACCATTTTTTACCCCTTCCATGATGATATATTCAGTTGCCATAAACGGCAGCTCAGACATGATTCTCTTTTCTATCATCTTTGGATACACTACCATTCCATCGAAAATGTTTTGCATAATTACCAAGATTGAATCCACTGCTAAAAATGCCTGGGGTACAGATAATCTCTTATTTGCTGAGTCATCCAATGTTCTTTCAAACCACTGGGTAGCTGCTGTCATAGCTGTACTCTGCTGCATAGCTATTACGAATTTTGCTAACGATGATATTCTCTCACTTCTCATCGGGTTTCTCTTGTATGCCATAGCTGAAGATCCGATTTGTTTCTTTCCAAATGGTTCCTCTATTTCCTTTAGATGTTGTAATAACCTGATGTCGTTAGTCAATTTATGAGCTGTTTGAGCTATATTCGATAATAAGTTCAATGTTTCTGAATCTATTTTCCTGTCATAAGTCTGGCCAGTTACCATAAATCTTCTGTCAAAACCTAATTTTTTAGAAACCATGATATCAAGCTGCTTTACCTTATCATAATCCCCATTGAATAACTCTTCGAAACTAGCCTGAGTTCCAGTTGTTCCCTTCACTCCTCTGAATCTCATATTTTCCATTCTGAATTCCAGCTCTTCAAAATCCAACATTAAACTTTGTAACCATAATGTAGTTCTTTTCCCTACTGTAGTCAACTGTGCAGCTTGGAAATGTGTAAATCCCAGGGTAGGAAGATCTTTGTATTCCATTGCGAAATCAGACATATTTTTAAATATATTTACAAACTTCTTCTTTAAGATCTCATATCCGTCTTTTATTTGAATTAAATCCGTATTATCCCCTACATAAGCAGAAGTCGCTCCCAGATGGATAATTGGTGCAGCTTTTGGTGCCTGTACACCAAATGCATGTACATGAGCCATTACATCATGTCTTACCTCTAATTCTCTCTTAGCTGCAACATCGTAGTTGATGTCATTCACATATTTTTTCATCTCTGCTATCTGTTCATCGGTTATATTCAATCCTAATTCTTTTTCTGATTCTGCCAAAGCAATCCAAAGCCTTCTCCAGCTTGAAAATTTCTTATTCGGTGAAAAGTTTTCTAACATCTCTTTAGATCCATATCTCTCTACTAACGGGTTTGAATACACATTCATCATTCTTCTCTTCATCTCCTAATATATTTTTATCCACCACATTTTATGGTAGTTATTAAACTTTTTATTTCTTCCTTCTTTTTTTCCAGGTGACACATTATTTTTTCTACATCTTCCTCGGATTTGATGGTCCAAGTTAAAGTTAGTGTGTCTCCCTCTAAATTTTTAGGTATTTCCACTGTTAATCCCTTAGCTTTTATGGAATTAGACAACCCCTTTACCTTATTCATAGCCCTATTCATAATGGGATTCCTGTATTCTCTTATGATCTTTAAAAATTTCACTGTATCGTGCTTCCTGTTATTTTTTAACTCTATCCCCATCTCACTTATAAAGTCTAAAAAATTTATACCCTTTATATTTTTTAATTCCTTAAAAAATTCTCCTACCTCTTTTTCAGTAGAATATGAAAGATGCAGATGCTTTTCTGCAAATTCTATTACGTCTTTATCTTCTATAAATTTATATTCCATTCTTTACTCCAATCGCTTCTCGCGAAACTAAAACCTTTTTTTCTTACACAGATCACTATAGATTTTCAGAACTCTCTCTTCTGTTCTCCCTCTTGATGACATTGTAAAATTCACTTTTATTAAAAGTAAATTTTTCGTACTCGTCAATCGAGGGAGATGTCCGAATGGACAGTAGGAGTTCCCACTGTGTTAATCTTTTTTATCTGTGATATCTGTGTCAAAATTTTAGTTTTTAGTTATAAGTTTTTAGTTATAAGTTTTTAGTTCGTGATTAATTTTATTTAGTAAACAAATATACTATGCCGTCTTCCCCTGTATCACCATAATATCCCTTTCGGATATTGATTTTTTCAAATCCCAGACTTTCATAAAGATTGATCGCTGTCCCATTGGATACTCTGACTTCCAACATCAGGTTTTTATCCAGGTCTCCCAATACAAAACTCAGAAGTTTTTTTCCCAGCCCCCTACCTCTATAGTTAGGAGAAACAGCTATCTTTATAACTTCATATACATCTATACTGTCCAGCAAGATGATATAACCTGCCAGTCTCTTTCTATTAAAAATTCCTAAAAATTTATAGGATGGATTTCCATACAGATCAGCCAGAGTTGATATCCTATAACTGTTTTTAAAGGAAATTTGCTCTATGTCAAAAAGATCCATCAATTCATTCTCTTCTACCTCTCTTATCTCTATCATTTTTTTACCCTACTCCTTATATATATACTTTTTTGTCACGAATTACACGAAGTCTTACAAAGAAAAGCTATCAACACAGTGGCACAGAGATCAAAGAGGTTCACAGAATTTTTTATTAGTGTCATCCGCGTCCATTTTTTTCAGTTCTTCCTTTTACGAAGAGGAAGATGTCCGACAGGACAGAAAGAGTCATTTTTAATTTTTATTAACTGATAATTAGTGTTTATTGGTAGCTAAAAATATTCTTTTTTATTTCAACAACCCGATCCTGTTTAAGGGCCAGAATCGCACAAAAGCTTTTCCTTCAATCCTGTGTTGGGCTACAAATCCCCAAAATCTAGAATCAGAACTATAATCAGTATTATCTCCTAAGGCCAAGAAATAATCCTCAGGTATGGTAGTTTCTACAGTTTCTCCAGCCAATAACTTTTTTAGCACCTCTTCGTCATGGATATAATCCAGTATCATCCCTGTCTTTTTACCATTTATATAAAA
Protein-coding sequences here:
- the atpA gene encoding F0F1 ATP synthase subunit alpha, producing MKIRPEEISSIIRTEIENYKKSLDIKTSGSVVEVGDGIARIYGLSNAKAGELLEFPNGVRGLVQNLEENNVGAVLLGDATAVKEGDEVRATGEIASVPAGEALLGRVVNALGDPIDGKGEIKAETRMNIEKKATGIIQRKPVHEPMQTGIKSIDGMVPIGRGQRELIIGDRQTGKTAVAIDTIINQKGTGVKCVYVAIGQKRSTVVNIVKKLEDAGAMDNTIVVAATASEAASLQYIAPYAGVAMAEYFSEKGEHVLIIYDDLTKHAIAYREMSLLLKRPPGREAYPGDVFYLHSRLLERAAKLSDEMGAGSITALPIIETQAGDVAAYIPTNVISITDGQIFLTTDLFNAGQRPAVDAGISVSRVGGAAQIKAMKQVASKVKLELSQYNEVLSFSQFGSDLDKATKAQLERGHRIMAMLKQAQYRPYKVEEQVISFYSVTKGHLDSIELEDIARFETDLIADLRNNSTILDEIAEKQALDKDLEAKIDKAISEFKANFS
- the atpH gene encoding ATP synthase F1 subunit delta, translated to MIGAKVGKRYAVAIYDIAAGENKVTEVYETLNSIMETYLNDVEFKNLVAHPLISKEDKKNFVNKVFPALDEVEMDIVDYLIDKDRLLDIRSIVAEFLKIYYEKNQIVDVEATFALEPSEVQKENLIKKLETKTGKKINLTVKIDSSIIAGGILKIGDEITDGSIKRQLETLWKK
- the atpF gene encoding F0F1 ATP synthase subunit B, with protein sequence MNETIMPAVGIDINLFWQIINFVILIFVFKKYFHKPLNDFLETRREKIAGELTHAKKDREAAASLNEQAAMTRKTAKLEANKIITMAEKKAEDRKEHILKETHATREKMIATAEADIAKMKSQARKELQVEATKLAATLAEKMINEKMNNELGGNLLDQFIDEVGDTK
- the atpE gene encoding ATP synthase F0 subunit C, encoding MDMMTAKTIILAASALGAGLAMIAGLGPGIGEGYAAGKAVESVARQPEAKGDIISTMVMGQAISESTGIYSLVIALILLYANPFIGLLG
- the atpB gene encoding F0F1 ATP synthase subunit A — encoded protein: MKAGAVSILTPPLVEGPKVVFFIPTPHKFSFAMEMANGGYGIPVTITVVTTWVLIALFFLFFNWGLKNLEMVPGKKQAFFETLYDVYDGLVTQMFGRRGREFVVYISALISFIAISNITSFFPIPGFSTVNGQLVISPLLRSPSADINTTLGLALITTYMFVSMAVKEQGIKGYTKGLCEPIPVMLPMNLIGELAKPTNISMRLFGNAFAGMVIMGLLYMAAPVVVPAPLHLYFDLFQGLVQSFVFTMLTMVYIQGSLAEDEYRI
- a CDS encoding ATPase, whose protein sequence is MGKELKILIRNSVITSALILIYGIVTLDKLVLLAMFGGSLVSLLTLYMTIRDAEVSVHSSNANKITILGYTKRYFVYGIFLYIMAKFLGFSGIVMGGMGLLNVKFNILLFGVNGFINKLKHRLKN
- a CDS encoding AtpZ/AtpI family protein; the encoded protein is MDMGSKNDIFYYLSLLTQLGFTIIFSILICIFIYKVIAKFIGENIFLFVFFIILGVVGGFYNAYRLIMKKK
- a CDS encoding MFS transporter encodes the protein MEKNRKNIMMISYIMFAYMGIAFLSQGSLKLEMAGSFGITTSKLQYLFTVFSTASMVTVIANKVFLERVPLRVEVILSSVFILVGTFFMILTKNINIFMVGLILSGLGIGIYISLGSYLIMNTFTEDRTGKLNFLHFSYSISAVITPIVAAALIGINLSWNMVYTILLILVIAVILLALKTNFDGVIHKKEDNENNRDSIKWDLKVYLSAWMLFLYVFTEMIFSYWIVEYMVNQGAHGGEAKVSLSIFWLFIAGGRLLTGKLGHKFKVNNIVITLLIVALTSYFTLMLVSGVWITYIFVGLLGLGFSSLYPSIIALGTEGRKNISPSLMTFIMTSGSVGGIIYSPISGWVNSNFDVAATVGIGVITTVLMLSISLYLKFKKYND
- a CDS encoding class I SAM-dependent DNA methyltransferase yields the protein MMNMYKNFSKVYDIMMEYADYDGWKDIIEEKIERYGDAPKTILDLGCGTGEVLLRLLPNYEMTGVDLSKEMVEIANRKIDAASFYVQDMRELKLDKKHDVVISLFDTVNHLISMEGLKKTFSSVWKNLNEDGLYIFDVVTRELMDEMFPGGNFIDDRGDIMIIWEHEEDMEEGVDYVDTTFFVKQKNGMFKKITEEYVKKIFTVDEIMNTAKEAGFQVVEVEENSELAGERIFFTLKK
- the glmM gene encoding phosphoglucosamine mutase, whose product is MNYPYRKEKNTGGYNMQKRKYFGTDGIRGEANRELTVDIAMRLGYALAYYLKKKNPDKKKINVVIGSDTRISGYMLRSALMAGLSSMGVHITYVGVLPTPGVAYLTQIKSADAGIMISASHNPAKDNGIKIFRSNGTKLPDEIELELEVLMDSYEEISKECVAGDKVGKVLMEDDDFFLYRDFLLSTVKGDFSGMKIILDAANGAAFELARSVFSRLGAEIVSINDLPNGTNINVNCGSTHPEILAKVVVGYSADLGLAYDGDADRLMAVDKFGNIIDGDKIISILALNLKEKDELNNNKVVTTVMSNMGFEKYLENKGITLVRANVGDRYVIAKMKEQGLNLGGEQSGHIIMSDYNTTGDGVLVSLKLVEALRDCGKSIDELVSGIVDWPQILVNVRVENSKKNTWNENSVIKEIIKIKEKEMDGLGRVLVRTSGTEPLVRVMVEGKDKTQVDSVAEEIAQVVKKELG
- a CDS encoding Gx transporter family protein, which encodes MKRNKKNENKKRELYLVAFVLLALYFSLFETIIPKPFPWMKLGLANLATIIVLVKFGKKMAFEVLFLRVLIQGMMIGTLFTPGFFISLISGVISTGAMCFLYGLKKHVSLVAISIFSALTHNIVQLIVVYFLLFRSVDIMGRSILIFIMIFLGIGVVSGGIIGVIASRLKLREG